Proteins from a genomic interval of Chroococcidiopsis thermalis PCC 7203:
- the rsmH gene encoding 16S rRNA (cytosine(1402)-N(4))-methyltransferase RsmH yields the protein MNVTPTPLEPEILEPATFSHVPVLSRELIAGLAVRAGGHYLDATVGGGGHSRLILQAAPDVKLTALDRDAAAIAAAQTQLAEFGDRVQFLRSNFATYTPQNATFDGIIADLGVSSYQFDTAARGFSFRHEAPLDMRMDDRQSLTAAAAINTWDEKKLADIFFHYGEERFSRRIARRIVEKRPFHTTTELAAAIASAVPGAYRHGRIHPATRVFQALRIAINDELTSLENFLQLAPTWLKPGGSIIVISFHSLEDRIVKNAFRASELLQIITKKPLIAQTDELAQNPRSRSAKLRIATRRDGNG from the coding sequence ATGAATGTTACCCCCACACCGCTAGAACCAGAAATCCTAGAACCAGCTACATTCAGCCACGTTCCTGTATTGAGCCGAGAGTTAATCGCTGGTTTGGCGGTGCGAGCGGGGGGACACTATCTAGATGCTACCGTCGGAGGTGGGGGTCATAGTAGGCTAATTTTGCAAGCTGCGCCAGATGTGAAGCTAACAGCACTCGATCGCGATGCAGCCGCGATCGCCGCAGCCCAAACTCAACTAGCAGAATTTGGCGATCGAGTACAATTTTTACGGAGTAATTTCGCGACTTACACCCCTCAAAACGCAACTTTTGATGGTATTATCGCCGATTTAGGTGTAAGTTCTTACCAATTTGATACAGCGGCAAGAGGCTTTAGTTTTCGCCATGAAGCGCCTCTGGATATGCGTATGGACGATCGCCAATCTCTGACAGCGGCGGCAGCGATTAACACCTGGGATGAAAAAAAACTAGCAGATATTTTCTTTCATTATGGCGAGGAAAGATTTTCACGCCGGATTGCTCGGCGGATTGTGGAAAAACGCCCGTTTCATACGACGACAGAACTAGCTGCTGCGATCGCCTCTGCTGTTCCTGGTGCATATCGTCATGGAAGGATTCACCCTGCTACCCGCGTGTTTCAAGCATTGCGAATTGCTATAAATGACGAACTAACCTCCCTAGAAAATTTCCTGCAACTAGCACCAACTTGGCTTAAACCAGGGGGAAGTATTATCGTTATTAGTTTTCACAGTTTAGAAGATCGGATTGTCAAAAATGCCTTCCGAGCGTCCGAGCTATTACAAATTATTACTAAAAAACCACTCATTGCCCAAACAGATGAACTAGCCCAAAATCCTCGCTCTCGCTCAGCTAAGTTACGAATAGCAACAAGAAGAGATGGTAATGGGTAA
- the puuE gene encoding allantoinase PuuE, whose translation MPTPYPRDLIGYGRTPPDPKWQGRARVAVQFVINYEEGGENCILHGDMASEAFLSEIIGAEPLAGARHMNIESMYEYGSRAGFWRLYRLFTQRGIPVTVYGVAMALERNPEAVAAMQEADWEIASHGYRWIDYKYFGEDLEREHLQKAIAIHTQATGSRPLGWYTGRNSPHTRKLVVEEGGFLYDSDSYADDLPYWVHDYGKPHLVIPYTLDNNDMRFATAQGFNSGDQFFAYLRDAFDVLYAEGETAPKMMSIGLHCRLVGRPGRAAALARFLDYIQQRDRVWICRRIDIARHWHEHHQPKG comes from the coding sequence ATGCCTACACCATATCCCCGCGATTTAATTGGTTACGGTCGTACCCCTCCCGATCCTAAATGGCAAGGACGAGCCCGCGTAGCGGTTCAATTTGTGATTAACTACGAAGAAGGTGGAGAGAACTGCATTCTACATGGAGATATGGCTTCTGAAGCCTTTCTGTCAGAAATTATCGGTGCAGAACCCCTAGCAGGGGCGCGGCACATGAATATTGAGTCCATGTATGAATATGGCAGTCGGGCGGGGTTTTGGCGGCTGTATCGGCTGTTTACGCAAAGAGGGATTCCCGTTACGGTATACGGGGTAGCGATGGCGTTAGAACGCAACCCCGAAGCAGTAGCCGCCATGCAAGAAGCAGATTGGGAAATTGCCAGCCACGGCTATCGCTGGATTGACTATAAATATTTTGGCGAGGATTTGGAACGAGAGCATTTACAAAAAGCGATCGCCATTCATACCCAAGCAACGGGAAGCCGTCCCCTCGGCTGGTATACGGGACGCAATAGCCCGCATACGCGCAAGTTGGTAGTAGAAGAGGGCGGGTTTCTCTACGACTCCGACAGCTACGCCGACGATCTGCCTTACTGGGTGCATGACTACGGTAAACCCCATCTCGTCATTCCCTATACCTTAGATAACAACGACATGCGTTTTGCGACGGCGCAAGGGTTTAATTCAGGCGATCAATTCTTTGCCTATCTGCGCGATGCTTTTGATGTTTTGTACGCCGAGGGAGAAACAGCCCCCAAAATGATGAGTATTGGGTTGCATTGTCGCCTTGTCGGTAGACCAGGTAGGGCTGCGGCTTTAGCACGTTTTCTCGATTATATTCAACAGCGCGATCGCGTTTGGATCTGTCGCCGCATCGACATTGCCCGTCACTGGCACGAACACCATCAGCCCAAAGGGTAA
- the ilvC gene encoding ketol-acid reductoisomerase, translating to MARMYYDTDANLDLLAQKTVAIIGYGSQGHAHALNLKDSGINVIVGLYPGSKSAEKAKAAGLTVYPVAEAAQKADLIMILLPDEVQKSVYQQEIAPHLKEGKVLAFAHGFNIHFAQVVPPADVDVVMVAPKGPGHLVRRTYEQGQGVPCLFAVYQDASGQARDRAMAYAKGIGGTRAGILETTFREETETDLFGEQAVLCGGLSALIKAGFETLVDAGYQPELAYFECLHEVKLIVDLIVEGGLAKMRDSISNTAEYGDYTRGPRIVTEQTKAEMKKVLQEIQSGQFAREFVLENQAGKPGFTATRRQEAEHPIEEVGKDLRAMFSWMKQD from the coding sequence ATGGCTCGGATGTACTATGACACAGATGCCAATTTAGATTTATTAGCGCAGAAAACAGTTGCAATTATCGGCTACGGCTCTCAAGGTCACGCCCACGCCCTCAATCTCAAAGATAGCGGTATAAATGTCATAGTCGGGCTGTATCCTGGCAGCAAGTCAGCAGAAAAAGCCAAAGCTGCGGGTTTAACAGTATATCCGGTAGCTGAGGCAGCACAAAAAGCAGACTTAATTATGATTCTGCTGCCGGATGAAGTGCAAAAAAGCGTTTACCAACAAGAAATTGCACCGCATTTGAAAGAAGGTAAAGTCTTAGCTTTTGCCCACGGATTCAACATTCACTTCGCTCAGGTCGTGCCTCCTGCGGATGTCGATGTCGTCATGGTTGCACCGAAGGGACCAGGGCATTTGGTGCGGCGGACATACGAACAAGGACAAGGCGTACCCTGTTTGTTTGCCGTATATCAGGATGCTAGCGGACAAGCCCGCGATCGCGCTATGGCTTACGCTAAAGGTATTGGTGGAACTCGCGCTGGTATTCTCGAAACCACATTTAGAGAAGAGACAGAAACCGATTTATTTGGCGAACAAGCAGTATTGTGTGGTGGTTTGAGTGCGTTAATTAAAGCAGGTTTTGAAACTTTAGTTGATGCTGGTTATCAACCGGAATTGGCATATTTTGAATGTCTGCATGAAGTCAAATTAATTGTTGATTTAATTGTCGAAGGTGGTTTGGCAAAAATGCGCGATAGCATTTCCAACACTGCCGAATATGGCGATTATACTCGCGGTCCTCGGATTGTCACCGAGCAGACCAAAGCAGAGATGAAGAAAGTGCTGCAAGAAATTCAATCGGGTCAATTTGCGCGGGAATTCGTATTAGAAAACCAAGCTGGGAAACCTGGATTTACTGCCACGCGCCGTCAAGAAGCCGAACATCCAATTGAGGAAGTTGGCAAAGATTTACGCGCCATGTTCAGCTGGATGAAGCAAGATTAA
- a CDS encoding SDR family NAD(P)-dependent oxidoreductase encodes MIRLDDRVAIITGSGRGLGAAYARLLAERGARVVVHDAGVNKEGTGSDPTVVADVANNIREKGGVAIASDVLLNSRDNCRSLVEMTLEKFDRLDILIHNAGWVAYQSIQDLSPDFLERAININIEAPTWLSQAALPRMKQQHYGRIVLTTSDRAIYQQYALGGLAAYAMGKMAQIGLMNVLAVEGKEQGILVNAISPVAKTRMWNVQDEPEDLRPEQVAPGVLYLASPECQESGFILRASNGQFTAMRPIERSNVNYPFNLAAVESSTAEDLSTRWQEIAADVAF; translated from the coding sequence ATGATTCGACTCGACGATCGAGTAGCCATTATCACGGGCAGTGGACGCGGTTTAGGAGCAGCCTATGCCCGTTTGCTGGCAGAAAGAGGGGCGCGAGTCGTGGTTCACGACGCAGGCGTTAACAAAGAGGGGACGGGTTCCGATCCAACGGTGGTAGCTGATGTCGCCAACAACATTCGAGAAAAAGGTGGAGTGGCGATCGCCAGTGACGTACTCCTGAATAGTCGAGACAACTGCCGCAGCCTGGTAGAAATGACACTAGAAAAGTTCGATCGCCTCGATATCTTAATCCACAATGCTGGATGGGTTGCTTATCAGTCAATCCAAGACCTGTCACCTGATTTTCTAGAACGCGCCATCAACATCAACATAGAAGCACCAACGTGGTTGTCTCAAGCTGCCTTGCCCAGGATGAAGCAACAACACTATGGACGGATTGTGTTGACGACTTCGGATCGAGCGATTTATCAGCAATATGCTCTGGGCGGTCTTGCAGCTTACGCGATGGGAAAAATGGCACAGATAGGTCTAATGAACGTGCTGGCGGTTGAAGGCAAAGAGCAGGGAATTCTAGTGAATGCGATTTCGCCAGTTGCCAAAACGCGGATGTGGAATGTCCAGGATGAACCAGAAGATTTACGACCAGAACAAGTGGCTCCAGGGGTGTTATACCTTGCCTCTCCAGAATGCCAGGAATCTGGATTTATCTTAAGGGCAAGCAATGGTCAATTCACAGCCATGCGCCCCATCGAGCGATCCAACGTGAACTATCCATTCAACCTTGCCGCTGTTGAAAGTTCTACTGCGGAGGATTTATCTACTCGCTGGCAGGAGATTGCTGCGGATGTTGCGTTTTAA
- a CDS encoding LysR substrate-binding domain-containing protein, which yields MELRHLHYFIAVAEELHFSRAAQRLHISQPPLSQQIRGLEDELGVKLFERTKRQVQLTEAGKVFLERSYGVLAQLDRAIAVTQRIGRGEIGRLAIGFVDSAMYTLLPEILRVFREQFPAVELQLHELTTQEQIQALHHKQVDIGIVRSAISELGLSVECFLPESLVLALPQTHPLSAQTQLSLSTLASESFILFPAKMGPVFYEQIINLCQQAGFRPQVAQEAVQMQTIVGLVAAGLGIAIVPASLQNFHRSGVIYRPLQEQIPKTGLYLAWRQHDSSPAVRAFLGLARKTTRGESNRDDTRGS from the coding sequence ATAGAACTACGGCATCTGCACTACTTCATCGCGGTGGCTGAGGAGCTGCATTTTAGTCGAGCAGCCCAGCGGTTGCACATTTCCCAACCCCCCTTAAGTCAGCAGATTCGCGGTTTGGAAGATGAACTAGGAGTCAAGCTATTTGAGAGAACGAAGCGGCAAGTGCAGCTGACTGAAGCAGGCAAAGTGTTTTTAGAGCGCTCCTATGGAGTGTTAGCGCAACTCGATCGGGCGATCGCAGTAACACAACGGATCGGGCGGGGTGAGATTGGACGGTTAGCGATCGGCTTTGTTGACTCTGCAATGTATACGTTACTACCAGAGATTTTAAGGGTCTTTCGAGAACAGTTTCCGGCTGTAGAACTACAATTGCATGAACTGACGACGCAAGAGCAAATTCAAGCTCTGCATCACAAACAGGTTGATATCGGCATTGTTCGTTCTGCCATCAGCGAACTAGGTTTGAGTGTGGAGTGCTTTTTGCCAGAATCATTGGTCTTGGCGTTGCCACAAACCCATCCGTTGTCTGCCCAGACTCAATTGTCTCTCTCCACATTGGCTTCGGAATCATTTATCCTATTTCCTGCCAAAATGGGACCCGTCTTTTACGAGCAGATTATTAACCTTTGTCAACAAGCTGGATTTCGTCCGCAAGTGGCTCAAGAGGCAGTTCAGATGCAAACTATCGTCGGCTTAGTTGCAGCAGGACTGGGCATTGCGATCGTCCCCGCCTCCTTGCAAAACTTCCACAGAAGCGGAGTCATTTACAGACCCTTGCAGGAACAGATCCCTAAAACCGGACTTTATCTGGCTTGGCGGCAGCATGATTCCTCTCCAGCAGTAAGAGCATTTCTGGGCTTGGCACGGAAAACGACACGAGGGGAATCAAATCGTGATGATACGCGAGGCAGTTAA
- the menB gene encoding 1,4-dihydroxy-2-naphthoyl-CoA synthase, which yields MQVNWQIAKTYEDILYHKTDGIAKITINRPHKRNAFRPKTIFEMYDAFCDAREDRNIGVILLTGAGPHTDGKYAFCAGGDQSVRGKAGYVDDEGTPRLNVLDLQRLIRSMPKVVIALVAGYAIGGGHVLHVVCDLTIAADNAIFGQTGPKVGSFDGGFGASYLARIVGQKKAREIWFLCRQYNATEALEMGLVNCVVPVEQLEAEGIQWASEILQKSPLAIRCLKAAFNADCDGQAGLQELAGNATLLYYMTEEGTEGKQAFLEKRQPDFRQYPWLP from the coding sequence ATGCAAGTTAACTGGCAAATTGCCAAAACCTACGAAGATATCCTCTATCACAAAACAGACGGAATTGCCAAAATTACCATCAACCGTCCCCACAAGCGCAACGCCTTTCGTCCCAAAACCATCTTTGAAATGTACGATGCATTTTGCGATGCAAGGGAAGATAGGAACATCGGCGTTATTTTGCTCACGGGTGCTGGACCTCATACCGATGGTAAATATGCCTTCTGTGCGGGCGGCGACCAAAGCGTTAGGGGTAAAGCTGGCTATGTCGATGATGAAGGGACTCCCCGCTTAAATGTCTTAGATTTGCAACGCCTAATTCGTTCCATGCCCAAAGTTGTCATTGCTTTGGTGGCTGGATATGCGATTGGAGGGGGACACGTCCTGCACGTCGTTTGCGACCTCACTATCGCCGCTGATAATGCCATATTCGGACAGACAGGTCCCAAAGTTGGGAGTTTTGATGGTGGGTTTGGGGCTAGCTATCTGGCGCGAATTGTCGGACAAAAAAAAGCGCGAGAAATTTGGTTTCTTTGCCGTCAATATAATGCTACCGAAGCCTTAGAAATGGGTTTAGTTAACTGCGTCGTTCCCGTCGAACAACTAGAAGCAGAAGGAATTCAATGGGCAAGTGAAATTTTACAAAAAAGCCCCTTGGCAATCCGCTGTCTCAAAGCCGCTTTTAATGCCGATTGTGACGGACAAGCAGGTTTGCAAGAACTGGCTGGTAATGCCACTTTACTCTACTACATGACAGAAGAAGGAACCGAAGGCAAACAGGCATTTTTAGAAAAGCGCCAACCAGATTTTCGCCAATATCCTTGGTTGCCTTAA
- a CDS encoding DUF721 domain-containing protein — MSLNSLGNILETVKQESRWQEQPLQRVLQCWVEAVGAMVATHTRPVSVQRQVLWVATSSAVWAQELAFRRQRILEKLNAQLSQPLLDIRFSSAQWQQLAKQDSLIGDRTSSSSGLGRAHPSWVGNDSAAKGDRQPRFRHPQAAFRHWTEVTQTRSRHLPLCSQCHCHTPVGELERWGVCSICAAKQW, encoded by the coding sequence ATGTCCTTAAATTCTTTAGGAAACATATTAGAGACTGTCAAACAAGAAAGTCGCTGGCAAGAGCAGCCGCTTCAAAGGGTATTACAGTGCTGGGTTGAGGCTGTTGGGGCAATGGTGGCTACTCATACTCGCCCAGTTTCCGTGCAAAGACAAGTTCTCTGGGTTGCAACTTCTAGTGCTGTCTGGGCGCAAGAACTCGCTTTCAGACGACAGCGGATTTTAGAGAAGTTAAATGCTCAATTATCGCAACCTTTGCTAGATATTCGCTTTTCTAGCGCTCAGTGGCAGCAGCTAGCAAAACAGGATTCATTAATTGGCGATCGCACTTCTTCTAGTTCTGGGTTAGGGCGCGCTCATCCGAGTTGGGTTGGCAACGATTCAGCCGCAAAGGGCGATCGCCAGCCTCGGTTTCGCCATCCTCAAGCAGCGTTTAGACACTGGACTGAAGTAACACAAACGCGATCGCGTCACTTACCCTTATGCTCCCAGTGTCACTGTCATACACCTGTAGGCGAACTGGAGCGATGGGGAGTTTGTTCGATTTGTGCTGCTAAGCAGTGGTAG
- a CDS encoding PspA/IM30 family protein: MGLIDRILRVIRANFNALVGQAEDPEKILEQTVMDMQEDLVQLRQAVAQAIATQKRTERQAHQAQSNSEEWYRRAQLALQQGNDVLAREALTRRKSYQDTATALTAQIEQQNNIVVRLKKDLQTLESKISEARTKKDMYIARARSAQATQRLNEMIGGVNTTSSLGAFERMEEKVLQLEAQSEAIAELSSDDLQKQFAALEASSDIDSELANMKAQLSGQTPPPQLPNSDQ, from the coding sequence ATGGGATTGATTGACCGCATCCTCAGAGTTATTCGCGCTAATTTTAATGCCTTGGTTGGGCAAGCGGAAGATCCAGAAAAAATTCTGGAGCAAACGGTCATGGATATGCAGGAAGATTTAGTTCAACTGCGACAGGCTGTAGCACAGGCGATCGCCACCCAAAAGCGCACCGAAAGACAGGCTCACCAAGCTCAGTCTAACTCTGAAGAATGGTATCGTCGCGCTCAACTTGCCCTACAGCAAGGGAACGACGTGTTAGCACGGGAAGCACTGACGCGCCGCAAATCCTATCAAGACACGGCTACTGCTCTCACAGCCCAAATCGAACAGCAAAATAACATCGTCGTCAGGCTGAAGAAAGATTTGCAAACACTGGAGAGCAAAATTTCTGAAGCGCGGACTAAGAAAGATATGTATATCGCTAGGGCGCGATCGGCACAAGCTACTCAAAGACTAAATGAAATGATAGGGGGTGTCAATACAACGAGTTCTCTGGGTGCGTTTGAGCGGATGGAAGAAAAAGTTTTGCAGCTAGAAGCTCAATCAGAGGCGATCGCCGAATTAAGTAGCGACGACTTGCAAAAACAATTCGCCGCCCTAGAAGCCAGCAGCGACATCGATTCTGAACTTGCCAATATGAAAGCACAACTTTCAGGACAAACACCCCCGCCGCAACTACCCAACAGTGACCAGTGA
- a CDS encoding PspA/IM30 family protein, whose translation MGLFDRISRVVKSNLNDLVSKAEDPEKILEQALLEMQEDLIQLRQGVAQAIAAQKRTEQQYKQNQNESERWDRNARLALQKGDENLARQALERKKTYLETANTLKATLDGQLTQIDTLKRNLIALESKISEAKTKKDMLKARSSAAKAQEQLQGTVGRMGTSSAMAAFERMEEKVMMQEARAQAVGELAGNDLESQFAALEAGSDVDDELAALKAQMSLGPATSSNQPSLPQANEQSTAAKSPVVDAELEDLKKQLDQL comes from the coding sequence ATGGGATTATTTGACCGGATTAGCAGGGTTGTCAAATCTAACCTCAACGATTTAGTCAGCAAGGCAGAAGATCCAGAAAAAATTCTAGAGCAAGCGCTTCTAGAAATGCAGGAAGATTTAATTCAGTTGCGACAAGGTGTTGCTCAAGCGATCGCTGCCCAGAAACGTACCGAACAGCAATACAAACAAAACCAAAATGAATCAGAAAGGTGGGATCGTAACGCCCGTCTAGCTTTGCAAAAAGGCGATGAAAACTTAGCTCGGCAAGCCCTAGAGCGTAAGAAAACTTATCTCGAAACGGCAAATACGCTCAAAGCTACTTTAGATGGGCAACTGACTCAAATTGATACCCTCAAGCGCAACCTGATTGCTTTGGAAAGTAAAATTTCTGAGGCGAAGACGAAAAAAGATATGCTCAAAGCACGTAGTTCTGCTGCTAAAGCGCAGGAACAACTACAAGGCACAGTTGGACGCATGGGAACTAGCAGTGCTATGGCAGCCTTCGAGCGCATGGAAGAAAAAGTCATGATGCAAGAAGCCCGAGCGCAGGCGGTTGGAGAACTAGCTGGGAACGATCTAGAAAGCCAATTTGCTGCATTAGAAGCTGGTAGCGATGTCGATGACGAACTAGCAGCATTAAAAGCTCAAATGTCTCTAGGTCCAGCAACATCATCAAATCAACCTTCTCTACCACAAGCAAACGAGCAGTCAACTGCTGCCAAAAGTCCAGTTGTGGATGCAGAGTTAGAAGACCTGAAAAAACAGTTGGATCAATTGTAA
- a CDS encoding alpha/beta hydrolase family protein: MSFTAMRRKWVMTALAIAIFTGVARTSSARTAPATPTPLFERVASYSTTIAANQNPADIYYPQQPPKEQGRQRFPVALLLPGANVDKSSYSDFARIVASYGFVVVVPIQQRSLPQFGFTGLLPDTSQIDAVLNQIKTEKSNSTPIAKIVDPQKLTLLGHSAGGAVGLSAIGNLCIIPVTCEGSFKRPKELVGGAFFGTSLRDPATQEYIPIKNAGIPIALIQGDRDSIALPKRAQVTYANIQSPPKALITVSGANHYGITNTNNPPGPIPDSNKPQIEQSQAVETVARWSALFLRAEVLGDRQAFDYVYKTGDARDRRVSVTSQQ; the protein is encoded by the coding sequence ATGAGTTTTACTGCTATGCGACGAAAATGGGTTATGACTGCGTTAGCGATCGCTATTTTCACAGGTGTAGCCAGAACTAGCAGCGCTCGAACTGCACCAGCAACACCAACACCTTTATTCGAGCGAGTTGCCAGTTACAGTACGACGATCGCGGCGAATCAAAATCCAGCAGACATATATTATCCCCAACAGCCTCCTAAAGAGCAGGGGCGACAGCGATTTCCCGTTGCCTTACTGCTGCCAGGAGCAAATGTTGATAAGTCTAGTTATAGCGATTTCGCCAGAATTGTCGCTAGTTACGGGTTTGTTGTAGTCGTTCCCATTCAACAGCGATCGCTGCCTCAATTTGGATTTACAGGGCTGCTGCCGGATACTTCTCAAATCGACGCAGTTTTAAACCAAATTAAAACGGAAAAATCTAATTCTACTCCAATTGCGAAGATTGTCGATCCTCAAAAACTCACATTACTCGGTCACTCTGCTGGTGGTGCTGTCGGTTTATCTGCGATCGGCAACTTGTGTATTATTCCTGTTACGTGTGAGGGTTCCTTCAAACGTCCTAAAGAGCTTGTAGGTGGGGCATTTTTTGGCACAAGTCTGCGCGATCCAGCAACTCAAGAGTATATTCCCATCAAAAATGCTGGTATTCCTATTGCTCTGATTCAAGGCGATCGCGACAGCATTGCTTTACCCAAAAGAGCGCAAGTTACTTATGCCAATATCCAATCTCCGCCCAAAGCTCTAATTACCGTTTCAGGTGCAAATCATTACGGCATTACGAATACCAATAATCCACCAGGTCCAATCCCCGACTCTAATAAACCACAAATCGAGCAATCGCAGGCAGTAGAAACTGTAGCGCGTTGGAGTGCGCTGTTTTTACGGGCGGAGGTATTGGGCGATCGGCAAGCTTTCGATTACGTCTACAAAACGGGAGACGCTCGCGATCGCCGCGTCAGCGTTACTAGCCAACAGTGA
- a CDS encoding thioredoxin family protein: MSNAIQIADKEFETEVVKADRPVLIYFWASWCGPCRLMSPAIDWVAENYSDRLKVVKMEVDPNPATVKLYKVEGVPALRLIRSTEVIAASEGALSKQKITDMLDTYL; the protein is encoded by the coding sequence ATGAGCAACGCAATTCAGATCGCAGACAAAGAGTTTGAAACAGAAGTTGTAAAAGCTGACCGACCCGTATTGATCTACTTCTGGGCTTCTTGGTGTGGTCCTTGCCGATTGATGTCACCTGCTATTGATTGGGTCGCTGAGAACTATAGCGATCGCCTCAAGGTCGTGAAAATGGAAGTCGATCCTAACCCTGCTACAGTCAAGCTGTACAAAGTAGAAGGAGTCCCTGCCCTGCGCTTAATTCGCAGTACGGAGGTCATTGCTGCTTCCGAAGGAGCGCTGAGCAAACAAAAAATTACCGATATGTTAGATACCTATTTGTAG
- a CDS encoding LL-diaminopimelate aminotransferase — protein MQFANRLECLKANVFADMDRAKARAILAGRDAIDLSLGSADLSAEAHVTEAIAQSLHDPKTHGYLLFHGTQNFRQAAAQWYEQKFGIAVDPQTEVLPLIGSQEGTAHLPLAILNPGDFALLLDPGYPSHAGGVYLASGQIYPMPLLAENNFLPVLADIPAPVLAQARMMVLSYPHNPTTAVAPLSFFREAVAFCQQHDLVLVHDFPYVDLVFEELGSRKQGAGSRTELRELRELRRLGEQLQVTSHKSQLIPNSEFRIPNSPLAPSILQADPEKSVSIEFFTLSKSYNMGGFRVGYAIGNSQLIAALRQVKAAVDFNQYRGILNGAIAALSGDQTGVQRMVETFRQRRDRFVSALHRIGWQVSIPEATMYIWAKLPAPWDRDSVSFCTQLVEATGVAVSPGAGFGKSGEGYVRFALVQSPDVLETAVDRIAQFLND, from the coding sequence ATGCAGTTTGCCAATCGTTTAGAGTGCTTGAAAGCGAATGTTTTTGCCGATATGGATCGGGCAAAGGCAAGAGCAATATTAGCTGGGCGAGATGCGATCGACCTGTCCCTGGGTTCTGCCGATCTATCCGCAGAAGCGCACGTTACAGAAGCGATCGCCCAATCTCTCCACGACCCTAAAACCCACGGATACTTACTTTTTCACGGCACTCAAAACTTTCGCCAAGCCGCAGCCCAGTGGTACGAGCAAAAATTCGGTATTGCTGTCGATCCACAAACTGAAGTTCTGCCCTTAATTGGCTCTCAAGAAGGGACAGCCCATCTACCTCTAGCCATACTCAACCCAGGAGACTTTGCTTTACTCCTCGATCCTGGCTATCCTTCCCATGCTGGCGGAGTCTACCTTGCTAGCGGTCAAATTTATCCCATGCCCCTGCTGGCAGAAAATAATTTTTTACCTGTTTTAGCCGACATTCCTGCCCCGGTATTAGCACAGGCGCGGATGATGGTACTGAGTTATCCCCACAACCCCACCACCGCCGTCGCACCCCTTTCCTTCTTCCGCGAGGCAGTCGCTTTTTGCCAACAACACGATTTAGTTTTAGTCCACGATTTCCCCTATGTCGATTTGGTGTTTGAGGAACTAGGGAGCAGGAAGCAGGGAGCAGGGAGTAGAACAGAGCTGAGGGAGCTGAGGGAACTGAGGAGGCTGGGGGAGCAATTACAAGTCACAAGTCACAAGTCACAATTAATTCCGAATTCCGAATTCCGAATTCCGAATTCTCCCCTAGCTCCTTCTATCTTGCAAGCCGATCCAGAGAAAAGCGTTTCGATTGAGTTTTTTACCCTTTCTAAGTCATATAACATGGGAGGCTTCCGCGTCGGATATGCAATCGGTAATTCTCAACTGATTGCAGCTTTGCGCCAGGTGAAAGCCGCAGTCGATTTTAATCAATATCGAGGCATATTAAATGGGGCGATCGCTGCTTTGAGTGGCGACCAAACTGGAGTGCAAAGAATGGTAGAAACTTTTCGCCAACGCCGCGATCGCTTTGTGAGTGCTTTGCATCGTATTGGCTGGCAAGTTTCCATCCCTGAAGCAACCATGTATATCTGGGCAAAACTGCCTGCACCTTGGGATAGAGATTCCGTCAGCTTTTGCACTCAATTAGTAGAAGCGACTGGAGTTGCAGTTTCTCCCGGTGCTGGTTTTGGTAAATCTGGTGAAGGATACGTCCGTTTTGCTCTGGTTCAATCGCCTGATGTTTTAGAAACGGCTGTGGATCGGATCGCTCAATTCTTAAATGATTAG
- a CDS encoding response regulator, with amino-acid sequence MSNAGSVAPANPIPQRILLVEDNYLNRQMLEDYLVFCGYQVLGLADGTGFFQALADFRPELILLDLKLPGIDGYTLLEQKSCRQDYQSIPVIVVSAFAFKADQQRALKLGAKRYFVKPVSLRDLKQAIEEELQRS; translated from the coding sequence GTGAGCAACGCTGGATCGGTTGCACCAGCCAACCCTATTCCACAACGAATTTTATTGGTTGAAGATAACTATCTCAATCGACAGATGTTGGAAGATTATCTAGTTTTTTGTGGATACCAGGTTTTGGGTTTAGCGGATGGCACTGGATTTTTTCAAGCTTTGGCTGACTTTCGACCCGAACTAATTTTATTAGACTTAAAGTTACCAGGTATTGACGGTTATACTTTACTCGAACAAAAGAGTTGCAGACAAGACTATCAAAGTATTCCAGTTATTGTGGTTTCTGCTTTTGCTTTCAAAGCCGACCAGCAGCGAGCTTTGAAATTGGGTGCAAAGCGTTATTTTGTCAAGCCAGTCAGTTTGAGAGATTTGAAACAGGCAATAGAAGAAGAACTACAGCGATCGTAG